A portion of the Aphelocoma coerulescens isolate FSJ_1873_10779 chromosome 1, UR_Acoe_1.0, whole genome shotgun sequence genome contains these proteins:
- the GUCY2F gene encoding retinal guanylyl cyclase 2 isoform X1, with amino-acid sequence MSFLLWCPNSFFWVLSRHVRLHHFNTGNSFKTFFRACWWLLFGIILLCSPAHCSVFKIGLLGPWNCDPFFSKAFPHVAARLAVGRISRDPSLDLGHRLDYVILQEECETPRALVRFIDFGKLSSAFIGPLNPGFCEVATHLGENWNKAIFSWMCINYKLDSIIHHPAFARTLPSPTQVLFTIMKYFKWAHVGIIASNEDIWMYTAKELATVLRNHGLPVGIVTSVHKGEKGIEDTWNKIKEVNDIKIILLCMHSVLIGGQEQATLLTKALEMGLADGRYIFVPYDTLLYSLPYQNNSFSVFDNDSKLREAYDAVLTITLESGERTFYDAFRQAKESGEIIRDLEATQVSPLFGTIYDAIYFMAMAMDNARRKGVKAPGANIAEHTKNFSFPGFTHWVETDSCGKGLNNYVILDTDGHANQLFPTHLLDMSSGSVQSLGQAIHFPNEVPPKPDSSCWFDPDVLCTEGIEPSVIMLGVMLLFVLVLCAVGLASLIRQSILNNQLFRGPNKIILTLDDLIFINPELHRKRLTLDSLTDANSIAVKSRSLKSITRSASLKSTVATHETSNVALYEGDWVWLKKFEMGEVHNLRQSSTSILRKMKGLRHENVNLFLGFFSDCGIFAIVTEYCSRGSLEDLLRNEDMKLDWMFKSSLVMDLIKGIRYLHHQDFAHGRLKSRNCVVDGRFVLKITDYGYNEILEAQKYPYIQPSPEELLWTAPELLRDPDMCRKGTFKGDIYSFAIILQEVFARGPPYCTSQLSAEEIIKKVKKPPPLCRPNIAPEVAPLTCLQVMKQCWAEAPERRPTFEEVFHKFKTINKGKKTNIIDSMLRMLEQYSSNLEDLISERTEELEVEKQKTEKLLSQMLPPSVAEALKTGGTVEPEYFDQVTIYFSDIVGFTSISALSEPIEVVDLLNDLYSLFDAVLGNHDVYKVETIGDAYMVASGLPKRNGNKHAAEIANMSLDILSSVGTFKMRHMPDIPLRIRIGLHTGPCVAGVVGLTMPRYCLFGDTVNTASRMESTGLPYRIHVSQSTVDTLRTLNEGYEIIPRGKTELKGKGVEETYWLVGKKGFLKPLPKPPEIKPGHNWPDVLTRKFKSVLRNTKRTLRKANFKEMGSMKEAGISSEEDEI; translated from the exons ATGTCATTTCTCCTGTGGTGTCCTAACAGCTTCTTCTGGGTGCTGTCAAGGCACGTCAGATTGCATCACTTTAACACTGGAAATTcattcaaaacatttttccGGGCTTGCTGGTGGTTGCTCTTTGGAATAATCCTACTTTGCTCTCCAGCACATTGCTCTGTCTTTAAAATTGGACTGCTTGGACCCTGGAACTGTGACCCCTTCTTTTCCAAAGCCTTTCCCCATGTGGCTGCCAGGTTAGCTGTGGGACGAATAAGCAGAGACCCTTCACTAGATCTTGGCCACAGGCTGGATTATGTGATCCTGCAAGAAGAATGTGAGACACCAAGAGCTCTTGTTAGATTCATTGACTTTGGAAAGCTTTCCTCAGCTTTCATAGGCCCTCTGAACCCTGGCTTCTGTGAGGTGGCTACACATTTAGGGGAAAACTGGAATAAAGCCATCTTCTCATGGATGTGCATCAATTATAAGCTGGATTCCATCATCCATCATCCTGCATTTGCAAGGACTCTGCCCTCTCCAACCCAAGTTTTGTTTacaataatgaaatattttaagtggGCTCATGTTGGCATCATTGCATCCAATGAGGATATTTGGATGTACACAGCCAAGGAGTTAGCAACAGTGCTCAGGAACCATGGGCTACCTGTAGGCATTGTTACATCTGTGCATAAGGGAGAAAAAGGCATTGAAGACACTTGGAACAAGATTAAAGAAGTTAATGACATCAAAA TTATACTCCTGTGCATGCATTCTGTTCTCATCGGAGGGCAGGAACAGGCCACCTTACTCACCAAAGCTCTGGAAATGGGACTAGCAGATGGAAGATACATCTTTGTTCCATATGACACTTTGCTGTACAGTCTTCCTTACCAAAACAACTCATTCAGTGTCTTTGATAATGACAGCAAGCTCCGGGAAGCTTATGATGCTGTGCTGACCATCACATTGGAGTCTGGAGAAAGGACTTTCTATGATGCATTCAGACAAGCTAAAGAAAGTGGTGAAATAATCAGGGATTTGGAAGCCACACAG GTTTCTCCACTCTTCGGAACAATCTATGATGCCATTTATTTCATGGCAATGGCTATGGACAATGCCCGGAGGAAAGGAGTCAAAGCCCCAGGAGCCAACATAGCTGAGCACACAAAAAACTTCAGTTTCCCTGGATTTACTCACTGGGTAGAGACAGACAGCTGTGGGAAAGGGCTGAACAACTATGTGATACTGGACACAGATGGTCATGCGAACCAGCTTTTCCCAACCCACCTGCTGGACATGTCTTCAGGCTCTGTGCAGTCCCTAGGCCAGGCCATCCACTTTCCCAACGAAGTTCCACCCAAACCAGATTCCAGCTGTTGGTTTGATCCAGATGTTCTCTGCACTGAAG GGATTGAGCCTTCAGTCATTATGCTGGGAGTAATGCTGTTATTTGTCCTGGTGTTGTGTGCTGTGGGCCTGGCTTCTCTCATCAG GCAGAGTATCTTGAACAAccagcttttcaggggtccaaACAAGATAATACTGACTTTGGATGACCTCATCTTCATCAACCCAGAGCTACACAGAAAG AGGCTAACCTTGGACAGTCTGACTGATGCAAACAGCATAGCAGTCAAGAGCAGAAGCCTGAAATCCATAACCCGCTCCGCTTCCCTGAAAAGCACAGTTGCCACCCATGAAACCTCCAATGTGGCCTTGTATGAG GGAGACTGGGTGTGGCTGAAAAAATTTGAGATGGGAGAAGTTCACAATCTGCGGCAAAGCTCCACCAGCATCTTAAGGAAG ATGAAAGGTCTGCGTCATGAAAATGTGAATCTGTTCCTGGGCTTTTTCTCTGACTGTGGCATTTTTGCCATAGTGACGGAGTACTGCTCACGAGGCAGCCTGGAGGACTTGCTGAGAAATGAGGATATGAAACTGGACTGGATGTTCAAGTCCTCTCTTGTGATGGATCTAATTAAA gGAATCAGATATTTGCATCACCAAGATTTCGCCCATGGACGTCTCAAGTCTCGTAACTGTGTTGTGGATGGCCGGTTTGTCCTGAAGATCACTGACTATGGTTATAACGAGATcttagaggcacagaaatacCCCTATATTCAGCCTTCCCCAGAAG AATTGCTCTGGACAGCTCCTGAGTTACTGAGGGACCCAGACATGTGCAGAAAAGGCACATTCAAAGGGGACATTTACAGCTTTGCAATCATCCTACAAGAAGTGTTTGCTCGGGGTCCACCTTACTGCACATCACAACTCTCAGCCGAAG AAATTATAAAGAAAGTGAAGAAGCCCCCTCCCCTGTGCCGCCCAAACATAGCTCCTGAGGTAGCCCCCCTGACATGTCTCCAGGTAATGAAGCAATGCTGGGCTGAAGCCCCTGAACGACGTCCAACATTTGAGGAGGTATTTCATAAG TTCAAAACCAtcaacaaagggaaaaagaccAATATCATTGACTCAATGCTCAGGATGCTTGAGCAGTACTCAAGCAACCTGGAAGATTTAATCAGCGAGCGGACTGAAGAGCTAGAGGTCGAAAAACAGAAGACAGAGAAACTGCTGTCACAAATGCTTCCACC ATCAGTagcagaagccctcaagactggTGGCACTGTGGAACCAGAGTATTTTGACCAGGTGACCATCTACTTCAGTGACATTGTGGGCTTCACATCCATTTCAGCCCTCAGTGAACCCATTGAGGTAGTTGACCTTCTGAATGACCTTTACTCACTGTTTGACGCTGTTCTTGGAAACCACGATGTTTACAAG GTGGAGACAATTGGTGATGCCTACATGGTTGCTTCAGGGCTCCCAAAACGGAATGGAAACAAGCACGCAGCTGAAATAGCCAACATGTCCTTGGACATCCTCAGCTCCGTGGGAACATTCAAAATGAGGCACATGCCAGACATTCCCCTCAGGATACGCATCGGGCTGCACACAG GGCCTTGCGTGGCAGGCGTGGTGGGGCTGACCATGCCTCGGTACTGCCTCTTTGGAGACACTGTGAACACGGCCTCACGGATGGAGTCCACGGGCCTGC CTTACAGAATTCATGTCAGCCAAAGTACAGTGGATACGCTTCGGACTCTGAATGAAGGCTATGAAATCATACCCAGGGGAAAAACAGAGCTGAAG ggtaaAGGAGTAGAAGAAACATATTGGCTGGTTGGGAAAAAAGGCTTTCTGAAGCCCTTACCTAAACCTCCTGAAATAAAGCCAGG ACACAATTGGCCAGACGTACTGACCAGGAAATTCAAATCTGTCCTGAGAAACACAAAGAGGACACTAAGAAAAGCAAACTTTAAAGAGATGGGAAGCATGAAGGAGGCTGGAATAAGTTCTGAAGAGGATGAAATCTGA
- the GUCY2F gene encoding retinal guanylyl cyclase 2 isoform X3, with translation MSFLLWCPNSFFWVLSRHVRLHHFNTGNSFKTFFRACWWLLFGIILLCSPAHCSVFKIGLLGPWNCDPFFSKAFPHVAARLAVGRISRDPSLDLGHRLDYVILQEECETPRALVRFIDFGKLSSAFIGPLNPGFCEVATHLGENWNKAIFSWMCINYKLDSIIHHPAFARTLPSPTQVLFTIMKYFKWAHVGIIASNEDIWMYTAKELATVLRNHGLPVGIVTSVHKGEKGIEDTWNKIKEVNDIKIILLCMHSVLIGGQEQATLLTKALEMGLADGRYIFVPYDTLLYSLPYQNNSFSVFDNDSKLREAYDAVLTITLESGERTFYDAFRQAKESGEIIRDLEATQVSPLFGTIYDAIYFMAMAMDNARRKGVKAPGANIAEHTKNFSFPGFTHWVETDSCGKGLNNYVILDTDGHANQLFPTHLLDMSSGSVQSLGQAIHFPNEVPPKPDSSCWFDPDVLCTEGIEPSVIMLGVMLLFVLVLCAVGLASLIRQSILNNQLFRGPNKIILTLDDLIFINPELHRKRLTLDSLTDANSIAVKSRSLKSITRSASLKSTVATHETSNVALYEMKGLRHENVNLFLGFFSDCGIFAIVTEYCSRGSLEDLLRNEDMKLDWMFKSSLVMDLIKGIRYLHHQDFAHGRLKSRNCVVDGRFVLKITDYGYNEILEAQKYPYIQPSPEELLWTAPELLRDPDMCRKGTFKGDIYSFAIILQEVFARGPPYCTSQLSAEEIIKKVKKPPPLCRPNIAPEVAPLTCLQVMKQCWAEAPERRPTFEEVFHKFKTINKGKKTNIIDSMLRMLEQYSSNLEDLISERTEELEVEKQKTEKLLSQMLPPSVAEALKTGGTVEPEYFDQVTIYFSDIVGFTSISALSEPIEVVDLLNDLYSLFDAVLGNHDVYKVETIGDAYMVASGLPKRNGNKHAAEIANMSLDILSSVGTFKMRHMPDIPLRIRIGLHTGPCVAGVVGLTMPRYCLFGDTVNTASRMESTGLPYRIHVSQSTVDTLRTLNEGYEIIPRGKTELKGKGVEETYWLVGKKGFLKPLPKPPEIKPGHNWPDVLTRKFKSVLRNTKRTLRKANFKEMGSMKEAGISSEEDEI, from the exons ATGTCATTTCTCCTGTGGTGTCCTAACAGCTTCTTCTGGGTGCTGTCAAGGCACGTCAGATTGCATCACTTTAACACTGGAAATTcattcaaaacatttttccGGGCTTGCTGGTGGTTGCTCTTTGGAATAATCCTACTTTGCTCTCCAGCACATTGCTCTGTCTTTAAAATTGGACTGCTTGGACCCTGGAACTGTGACCCCTTCTTTTCCAAAGCCTTTCCCCATGTGGCTGCCAGGTTAGCTGTGGGACGAATAAGCAGAGACCCTTCACTAGATCTTGGCCACAGGCTGGATTATGTGATCCTGCAAGAAGAATGTGAGACACCAAGAGCTCTTGTTAGATTCATTGACTTTGGAAAGCTTTCCTCAGCTTTCATAGGCCCTCTGAACCCTGGCTTCTGTGAGGTGGCTACACATTTAGGGGAAAACTGGAATAAAGCCATCTTCTCATGGATGTGCATCAATTATAAGCTGGATTCCATCATCCATCATCCTGCATTTGCAAGGACTCTGCCCTCTCCAACCCAAGTTTTGTTTacaataatgaaatattttaagtggGCTCATGTTGGCATCATTGCATCCAATGAGGATATTTGGATGTACACAGCCAAGGAGTTAGCAACAGTGCTCAGGAACCATGGGCTACCTGTAGGCATTGTTACATCTGTGCATAAGGGAGAAAAAGGCATTGAAGACACTTGGAACAAGATTAAAGAAGTTAATGACATCAAAA TTATACTCCTGTGCATGCATTCTGTTCTCATCGGAGGGCAGGAACAGGCCACCTTACTCACCAAAGCTCTGGAAATGGGACTAGCAGATGGAAGATACATCTTTGTTCCATATGACACTTTGCTGTACAGTCTTCCTTACCAAAACAACTCATTCAGTGTCTTTGATAATGACAGCAAGCTCCGGGAAGCTTATGATGCTGTGCTGACCATCACATTGGAGTCTGGAGAAAGGACTTTCTATGATGCATTCAGACAAGCTAAAGAAAGTGGTGAAATAATCAGGGATTTGGAAGCCACACAG GTTTCTCCACTCTTCGGAACAATCTATGATGCCATTTATTTCATGGCAATGGCTATGGACAATGCCCGGAGGAAAGGAGTCAAAGCCCCAGGAGCCAACATAGCTGAGCACACAAAAAACTTCAGTTTCCCTGGATTTACTCACTGGGTAGAGACAGACAGCTGTGGGAAAGGGCTGAACAACTATGTGATACTGGACACAGATGGTCATGCGAACCAGCTTTTCCCAACCCACCTGCTGGACATGTCTTCAGGCTCTGTGCAGTCCCTAGGCCAGGCCATCCACTTTCCCAACGAAGTTCCACCCAAACCAGATTCCAGCTGTTGGTTTGATCCAGATGTTCTCTGCACTGAAG GGATTGAGCCTTCAGTCATTATGCTGGGAGTAATGCTGTTATTTGTCCTGGTGTTGTGTGCTGTGGGCCTGGCTTCTCTCATCAG GCAGAGTATCTTGAACAAccagcttttcaggggtccaaACAAGATAATACTGACTTTGGATGACCTCATCTTCATCAACCCAGAGCTACACAGAAAG AGGCTAACCTTGGACAGTCTGACTGATGCAAACAGCATAGCAGTCAAGAGCAGAAGCCTGAAATCCATAACCCGCTCCGCTTCCCTGAAAAGCACAGTTGCCACCCATGAAACCTCCAATGTGGCCTTGTATGAG ATGAAAGGTCTGCGTCATGAAAATGTGAATCTGTTCCTGGGCTTTTTCTCTGACTGTGGCATTTTTGCCATAGTGACGGAGTACTGCTCACGAGGCAGCCTGGAGGACTTGCTGAGAAATGAGGATATGAAACTGGACTGGATGTTCAAGTCCTCTCTTGTGATGGATCTAATTAAA gGAATCAGATATTTGCATCACCAAGATTTCGCCCATGGACGTCTCAAGTCTCGTAACTGTGTTGTGGATGGCCGGTTTGTCCTGAAGATCACTGACTATGGTTATAACGAGATcttagaggcacagaaatacCCCTATATTCAGCCTTCCCCAGAAG AATTGCTCTGGACAGCTCCTGAGTTACTGAGGGACCCAGACATGTGCAGAAAAGGCACATTCAAAGGGGACATTTACAGCTTTGCAATCATCCTACAAGAAGTGTTTGCTCGGGGTCCACCTTACTGCACATCACAACTCTCAGCCGAAG AAATTATAAAGAAAGTGAAGAAGCCCCCTCCCCTGTGCCGCCCAAACATAGCTCCTGAGGTAGCCCCCCTGACATGTCTCCAGGTAATGAAGCAATGCTGGGCTGAAGCCCCTGAACGACGTCCAACATTTGAGGAGGTATTTCATAAG TTCAAAACCAtcaacaaagggaaaaagaccAATATCATTGACTCAATGCTCAGGATGCTTGAGCAGTACTCAAGCAACCTGGAAGATTTAATCAGCGAGCGGACTGAAGAGCTAGAGGTCGAAAAACAGAAGACAGAGAAACTGCTGTCACAAATGCTTCCACC ATCAGTagcagaagccctcaagactggTGGCACTGTGGAACCAGAGTATTTTGACCAGGTGACCATCTACTTCAGTGACATTGTGGGCTTCACATCCATTTCAGCCCTCAGTGAACCCATTGAGGTAGTTGACCTTCTGAATGACCTTTACTCACTGTTTGACGCTGTTCTTGGAAACCACGATGTTTACAAG GTGGAGACAATTGGTGATGCCTACATGGTTGCTTCAGGGCTCCCAAAACGGAATGGAAACAAGCACGCAGCTGAAATAGCCAACATGTCCTTGGACATCCTCAGCTCCGTGGGAACATTCAAAATGAGGCACATGCCAGACATTCCCCTCAGGATACGCATCGGGCTGCACACAG GGCCTTGCGTGGCAGGCGTGGTGGGGCTGACCATGCCTCGGTACTGCCTCTTTGGAGACACTGTGAACACGGCCTCACGGATGGAGTCCACGGGCCTGC CTTACAGAATTCATGTCAGCCAAAGTACAGTGGATACGCTTCGGACTCTGAATGAAGGCTATGAAATCATACCCAGGGGAAAAACAGAGCTGAAG ggtaaAGGAGTAGAAGAAACATATTGGCTGGTTGGGAAAAAAGGCTTTCTGAAGCCCTTACCTAAACCTCCTGAAATAAAGCCAGG ACACAATTGGCCAGACGTACTGACCAGGAAATTCAAATCTGTCCTGAGAAACACAAAGAGGACACTAAGAAAAGCAAACTTTAAAGAGATGGGAAGCATGAAGGAGGCTGGAATAAGTTCTGAAGAGGATGAAATCTGA
- the GUCY2F gene encoding retinal guanylyl cyclase 2 isoform X2, which translates to MSFLLWCPNSFFWVLSRHVRLHHFNTGNSFKTFFRACWWLLFGIILLCSPAHCSVFKIGLLGPWNCDPFFSKAFPHVAARLAVGRISRDPSLDLGHRLDYVILQEECETPRALVRFIDFGKLSSAFIGPLNPGFCEVATHLGENWNKAIFSWMCINYKLDSIIHHPAFARTLPSPTQVLFTIMKYFKWAHVGIIASNEDIWMYTAKELATVLRNHGLPVGIVTSVHKGEKGIEDTWNKIKEVNDIKIILLCMHSVLIGGQEQATLLTKALEMGLADGRYIFVPYDTLLYSLPYQNNSFSVFDNDSKLREAYDAVLTITLESGERTFYDAFRQAKESGEIIRDLEATQVSPLFGTIYDAIYFMAMAMDNARRKGVKAPGANIAEHTKNFSFPGFTHWVETDSCGKGLNNYVILDTDGHANQLFPTHLLDMSSGSVQSLGQAIHFPNEVPPKPDSSCWFDPDVLCTEGIEPSVIMLGVMLLFVLVLCAVGLASLIRQSILNNQLFRGPNKIILTLDDLIFINPELHRKRLTLDSLTDANSIAVKSRSLKSITRSASLKSTVATHETSNVALYEGDWVWLKKFEMGEVHNLRQSSTSILRKMKGLRHENVNLFLGFFSDCGIFAIVTEYCSRGSLEDLLRNEDMKLDWMFKSSLVMDLIKGIRYLHHQDFAHGRLKSRNCVVDGRFVLKITDYGYNEILEAQKYPYIQPSPEELLWTAPELLRDPDMCRKGTFKGDIYSFAIILQEVFARGPPYCTSQLSAEEIIKKVKKPPPLCRPNIAPEVAPLTCLQVMKQCWAEAPERRPTFEEVFHKFKTINKGKKTNIIDSMLRMLEQYSSNLEDLISERTEELEVEKQKTEKLLSQMLPPSVAEALKTGGTVEPEYFDQVTIYFSDIVGFTSISALSEPIEVVDLLNDLYSLFDAVLGNHDVYKVETIGDAYMVASGLPKRNGNKHAAEIANMSLDILSSVGTFKMRHMPDIPLRIRIGLHTGPCVAGVVGLTMPRYCLFGDTVNTASRMESTGLPYRIHVSQSTVDTLRTLNEGYEIIPRGKTELKGKGVEETYWLVGKKGFLKPLPKPPEIKPGYRAHGLLPEEIAEFKRRKAEKLLGKRA; encoded by the exons ATGTCATTTCTCCTGTGGTGTCCTAACAGCTTCTTCTGGGTGCTGTCAAGGCACGTCAGATTGCATCACTTTAACACTGGAAATTcattcaaaacatttttccGGGCTTGCTGGTGGTTGCTCTTTGGAATAATCCTACTTTGCTCTCCAGCACATTGCTCTGTCTTTAAAATTGGACTGCTTGGACCCTGGAACTGTGACCCCTTCTTTTCCAAAGCCTTTCCCCATGTGGCTGCCAGGTTAGCTGTGGGACGAATAAGCAGAGACCCTTCACTAGATCTTGGCCACAGGCTGGATTATGTGATCCTGCAAGAAGAATGTGAGACACCAAGAGCTCTTGTTAGATTCATTGACTTTGGAAAGCTTTCCTCAGCTTTCATAGGCCCTCTGAACCCTGGCTTCTGTGAGGTGGCTACACATTTAGGGGAAAACTGGAATAAAGCCATCTTCTCATGGATGTGCATCAATTATAAGCTGGATTCCATCATCCATCATCCTGCATTTGCAAGGACTCTGCCCTCTCCAACCCAAGTTTTGTTTacaataatgaaatattttaagtggGCTCATGTTGGCATCATTGCATCCAATGAGGATATTTGGATGTACACAGCCAAGGAGTTAGCAACAGTGCTCAGGAACCATGGGCTACCTGTAGGCATTGTTACATCTGTGCATAAGGGAGAAAAAGGCATTGAAGACACTTGGAACAAGATTAAAGAAGTTAATGACATCAAAA TTATACTCCTGTGCATGCATTCTGTTCTCATCGGAGGGCAGGAACAGGCCACCTTACTCACCAAAGCTCTGGAAATGGGACTAGCAGATGGAAGATACATCTTTGTTCCATATGACACTTTGCTGTACAGTCTTCCTTACCAAAACAACTCATTCAGTGTCTTTGATAATGACAGCAAGCTCCGGGAAGCTTATGATGCTGTGCTGACCATCACATTGGAGTCTGGAGAAAGGACTTTCTATGATGCATTCAGACAAGCTAAAGAAAGTGGTGAAATAATCAGGGATTTGGAAGCCACACAG GTTTCTCCACTCTTCGGAACAATCTATGATGCCATTTATTTCATGGCAATGGCTATGGACAATGCCCGGAGGAAAGGAGTCAAAGCCCCAGGAGCCAACATAGCTGAGCACACAAAAAACTTCAGTTTCCCTGGATTTACTCACTGGGTAGAGACAGACAGCTGTGGGAAAGGGCTGAACAACTATGTGATACTGGACACAGATGGTCATGCGAACCAGCTTTTCCCAACCCACCTGCTGGACATGTCTTCAGGCTCTGTGCAGTCCCTAGGCCAGGCCATCCACTTTCCCAACGAAGTTCCACCCAAACCAGATTCCAGCTGTTGGTTTGATCCAGATGTTCTCTGCACTGAAG GGATTGAGCCTTCAGTCATTATGCTGGGAGTAATGCTGTTATTTGTCCTGGTGTTGTGTGCTGTGGGCCTGGCTTCTCTCATCAG GCAGAGTATCTTGAACAAccagcttttcaggggtccaaACAAGATAATACTGACTTTGGATGACCTCATCTTCATCAACCCAGAGCTACACAGAAAG AGGCTAACCTTGGACAGTCTGACTGATGCAAACAGCATAGCAGTCAAGAGCAGAAGCCTGAAATCCATAACCCGCTCCGCTTCCCTGAAAAGCACAGTTGCCACCCATGAAACCTCCAATGTGGCCTTGTATGAG GGAGACTGGGTGTGGCTGAAAAAATTTGAGATGGGAGAAGTTCACAATCTGCGGCAAAGCTCCACCAGCATCTTAAGGAAG ATGAAAGGTCTGCGTCATGAAAATGTGAATCTGTTCCTGGGCTTTTTCTCTGACTGTGGCATTTTTGCCATAGTGACGGAGTACTGCTCACGAGGCAGCCTGGAGGACTTGCTGAGAAATGAGGATATGAAACTGGACTGGATGTTCAAGTCCTCTCTTGTGATGGATCTAATTAAA gGAATCAGATATTTGCATCACCAAGATTTCGCCCATGGACGTCTCAAGTCTCGTAACTGTGTTGTGGATGGCCGGTTTGTCCTGAAGATCACTGACTATGGTTATAACGAGATcttagaggcacagaaatacCCCTATATTCAGCCTTCCCCAGAAG AATTGCTCTGGACAGCTCCTGAGTTACTGAGGGACCCAGACATGTGCAGAAAAGGCACATTCAAAGGGGACATTTACAGCTTTGCAATCATCCTACAAGAAGTGTTTGCTCGGGGTCCACCTTACTGCACATCACAACTCTCAGCCGAAG AAATTATAAAGAAAGTGAAGAAGCCCCCTCCCCTGTGCCGCCCAAACATAGCTCCTGAGGTAGCCCCCCTGACATGTCTCCAGGTAATGAAGCAATGCTGGGCTGAAGCCCCTGAACGACGTCCAACATTTGAGGAGGTATTTCATAAG TTCAAAACCAtcaacaaagggaaaaagaccAATATCATTGACTCAATGCTCAGGATGCTTGAGCAGTACTCAAGCAACCTGGAAGATTTAATCAGCGAGCGGACTGAAGAGCTAGAGGTCGAAAAACAGAAGACAGAGAAACTGCTGTCACAAATGCTTCCACC ATCAGTagcagaagccctcaagactggTGGCACTGTGGAACCAGAGTATTTTGACCAGGTGACCATCTACTTCAGTGACATTGTGGGCTTCACATCCATTTCAGCCCTCAGTGAACCCATTGAGGTAGTTGACCTTCTGAATGACCTTTACTCACTGTTTGACGCTGTTCTTGGAAACCACGATGTTTACAAG GTGGAGACAATTGGTGATGCCTACATGGTTGCTTCAGGGCTCCCAAAACGGAATGGAAACAAGCACGCAGCTGAAATAGCCAACATGTCCTTGGACATCCTCAGCTCCGTGGGAACATTCAAAATGAGGCACATGCCAGACATTCCCCTCAGGATACGCATCGGGCTGCACACAG GGCCTTGCGTGGCAGGCGTGGTGGGGCTGACCATGCCTCGGTACTGCCTCTTTGGAGACACTGTGAACACGGCCTCACGGATGGAGTCCACGGGCCTGC CTTACAGAATTCATGTCAGCCAAAGTACAGTGGATACGCTTCGGACTCTGAATGAAGGCTATGAAATCATACCCAGGGGAAAAACAGAGCTGAAG ggtaaAGGAGTAGAAGAAACATATTGGCTGGTTGGGAAAAAAGGCTTTCTGAAGCCCTTACCTAAACCTCCTGAAATAAAGCCAGG GTATAGAGCTCATGGGTTACTCCCGGAAGAAATTGCAGAGTTCAAAAGGAGGAAAGCTGAAAAACTCCTTGGCAAAAGGGCCTAG